From Luteococcus japonicus, one genomic window encodes:
- the sigM gene encoding RNA polymerase sigma factor SigM: MNVLAEGMDADSLTDHQLLAAHVAGDPQAFAVLFGRHQNRLWAVALRTMRKPEDAADALQDAMISAFRRASGFRGDSQVTTWLHRIVVNACLDRLRHNKVRQVQSLPDDVDRDLQLADGTDLTAGAERWELRRIVLEALDSINPDQRAAIVLVDMEGYSVEETAAMLGCATGTIKSRCSRGRAKLAPLLQDLRDKDLTNA; this comes from the coding sequence GTGAACGTGCTGGCAGAGGGCATGGATGCGGACTCCTTGACGGACCACCAACTGCTCGCCGCCCACGTCGCGGGTGACCCGCAGGCCTTCGCGGTGCTCTTCGGCCGGCACCAGAACCGGCTGTGGGCGGTGGCGCTGCGCACCATGCGCAAGCCCGAGGATGCCGCGGATGCCTTGCAGGACGCGATGATCTCCGCCTTTCGGCGGGCGTCTGGTTTCCGGGGGGACTCGCAGGTGACCACCTGGCTGCACCGGATCGTGGTCAATGCCTGTCTTGACCGGTTGCGCCACAACAAGGTGCGCCAGGTGCAGAGCCTGCCCGACGACGTGGACCGTGACCTGCAGCTGGCCGATGGCACGGACCTGACGGCTGGAGCGGAGCGGTGGGAACTGCGTCGGATCGTCCTGGAGGCCCTGGACAGCATCAATCCGGACCAGCGGGCCGCCATCGTCCTCGTGGACATGGAGGGCTACTCCGTGGAGGAGACTGCAGCCATGCTTGGCTGTGCCACCGGCACCATCAAGTCCCGCTGTTCCCGGGGCCGCGCCAAACTGGCACCACTGCTGCAAGACCTTCGTGACAAGGATCTGACGAATGCCTGA
- a CDS encoding protein kinase: MDDKPIHGGEPLPDDAPTTMMDDATRLLNPSTSSGDEAETAPPAAEPTPTADHTPTTEPVEATDTPDPMSDTLHPAMATSEPEGEPADRPTATVSAGDVYAGRYRLEQQLAQRGGTLTWRAFDQKLSRSVLVHVLAADDPRTPDVLDAARKAAFATDSRFLRVLDAVVGENPGEPSLVVCEFAPGESVEKLLRQGPLSALEAAWVARELADAMQSMHAEGLFHQRINPDTVIITATGNVKIVGFLIEAAMYPDADEGTLAWSEREAADVMAIGKVLYASLVTRWPTAREQLLGDDGEPRRSWGLPAAPVDGRGWLTPRQVRSGVSPALDIICDQILSDAPRHNEMPLRTANQITHALSKVLGTADGAADLERRMRYPVVPAEDSEAVWETTGQMAVQDPMTSTAPFTPVPRPDGQAAHGQRSHGATTATPAHAVAAASPATPSAPPPRPRPRAAAARSSRPPRRRWLTILVALVALVLLISLIRVAMHKDDSGGGLLGGDEAGQVLQVASVADFDPEGDGGNGQENPDQAKLATDGNPATAWTSVVYLNDAKLGKLKPGVGLVVDLGERKKVGTVKLTLKGSPTAVQLRVPKDSATDKAPTGSQKDWTTVASLPSAGTSVELKPEQSVESRYLLVYVTSLPKVSGNKYQAGIAEIEVQS; this comes from the coding sequence ATGGACGACAAGCCGATCCACGGGGGCGAACCGCTGCCCGACGATGCGCCCACGACGATGATGGACGATGCCACTCGACTGCTGAATCCCTCGACGAGCTCGGGGGACGAGGCCGAGACCGCACCCCCGGCCGCCGAGCCCACCCCGACGGCCGACCACACCCCGACGACCGAGCCCGTCGAGGCCACCGACACCCCTGACCCGATGTCCGACACCCTGCACCCGGCCATGGCCACCAGCGAACCGGAGGGCGAGCCCGCGGACCGACCCACGGCCACGGTCAGCGCCGGAGACGTGTACGCCGGCCGTTACCGGCTGGAGCAGCAGCTCGCCCAGCGCGGCGGCACCCTCACCTGGCGCGCCTTCGACCAGAAGCTCTCCCGTTCCGTGCTGGTGCATGTGCTTGCCGCCGACGATCCACGCACCCCGGACGTGCTGGACGCGGCCCGGAAGGCTGCCTTCGCCACGGACTCCCGCTTCCTGCGGGTGCTGGACGCCGTGGTCGGCGAGAATCCCGGCGAGCCGTCGCTGGTGGTGTGCGAGTTCGCCCCCGGTGAGAGCGTGGAGAAGCTGCTGCGCCAGGGACCGCTGAGCGCCCTGGAGGCCGCCTGGGTGGCCCGGGAGCTGGCCGACGCGATGCAGTCGATGCACGCGGAGGGACTCTTCCACCAGCGGATCAACCCGGACACGGTGATCATCACGGCCACCGGCAATGTGAAGATCGTCGGCTTCCTGATCGAGGCCGCCATGTACCCGGATGCCGACGAAGGCACCCTGGCCTGGTCGGAGCGCGAGGCGGCCGACGTGATGGCCATCGGCAAGGTGCTCTACGCCAGCCTGGTGACCCGCTGGCCCACGGCCCGCGAGCAGCTCCTGGGAGATGACGGCGAACCGCGACGCAGCTGGGGCCTGCCCGCCGCCCCGGTGGACGGGCGTGGCTGGCTGACGCCCCGCCAGGTGCGTTCCGGCGTCTCCCCGGCGCTGGACATCATCTGTGACCAGATCCTGTCCGATGCCCCGCGCCACAACGAGATGCCGCTGCGCACCGCCAACCAGATCACCCACGCGTTGTCGAAGGTGCTGGGCACCGCCGACGGCGCTGCGGACCTGGAGCGTCGGATGCGCTACCCGGTGGTCCCGGCCGAGGACTCGGAGGCCGTGTGGGAGACCACCGGACAGATGGCCGTCCAGGACCCGATGACCTCCACCGCCCCCTTCACGCCCGTGCCCCGGCCCGACGGCCAGGCAGCGCACGGCCAGAGGTCCCACGGCGCCACCACGGCCACGCCGGCGCATGCCGTGGCCGCCGCGAGCCCGGCCACCCCGTCCGCGCCCCCGCCGCGCCCCCGGCCGCGGGCAGCCGCCGCCCGCTCCAGCCGCCCGCCACGTCGCCGCTGGCTGACCATCCTGGTGGCGCTGGTGGCGCTCGTCCTGCTGATCTCCCTGATCCGCGTCGCCATGCACAAGGACGACTCCGGCGGTGGACTGCTGGGCGGCGACGAGGCCGGCCAGGTGCTGCAGGTCGCCTCGGTGGCGGACTTCGACCCAGAGGGCGACGGCGGCAATGGCCAGGAGAACCCGGACCAGGCCAAGCTCGCCACCGACGGCAATCCGGCGACGGCGTGGACCAGCGTGGTCTACCTGAACGATGCGAAGCTGGGGAAGCTGAAGCCGGGCGTCGGCCTGGTGGTTGACCTGGGTGAGCGCAAGAAGGTGGGCACCGTGAAGCTCACGCTCAAGGGCTCCCCCACCGCCGTTCAGCTGCGGGTCCCGAAGGACTCCGCCACGGACAAGGCCCCCACAGGCTCCCAGAAGGACTGGACGACGGTGGCCAGCCTCCCGTCGGCCGGCACCAGCGTCGAGCTGAAGCCGGAGCAGTCCGTGGAGAGCCGCTACCTGTTGGTCTACGTCACGAGCCTGCCGAAGGTCTCCGGCAACAAGTACCAGGCCGGCATCGCTGAGATCGAGGTCCAGTCGTGA
- a CDS encoding DUF6049 family protein, whose translation MIHTPARTVGHRAPARAAARRAPARAAARRAPARAAVHRAPARAAVHRALSGVLAMLFAVLGLATVVAIPASAEDVPTLSVVLSQVTPVSPSATDTVTLQGSVTNTSSKPVTNVQVHLWRSSDAVTDGEVLTEVLASDPANPVGRRMLQPENIFNITDVGAQPSQAFPSTKASPKKTFAPGESADFTVRAPVQGANGLGFATPGAYLVGIQVRGIPEDGQNQTLGRARSLVVFAPEASRPHSSVATVALLSSRPSRTGDGVFADDHLAGELTGRLRQLVTLARQPGVTALVDPALVDAVTDMADGYRVTGSTSPTTQGQQAAEDFLTQLGPVVSGGAAYRTLQGGIDVQLAVDSGHPELVELAAATPPTGHLLAKLPLAVVPADLKLGDNARNVLDGIKPALVLAENAASGTAVQRWSDDAESALVVPRTSIHDGGPGPDPTRSAPQLAGRLQATQFVQARPMVSLVSTSAQASAELVDAPWRTRTPLPALVAASGTTERFVASPQPAHREDRSWLDEVKSGRADLTAWGELVAKGNDAERLTQQVLPQALSTSWRGDRAAALRWLVASRSQVGSVLTSNKVNLHVVSKFVTSSSNQEVPVTISNGLPDPVHVRIAFDSENPQRINVADTDVLTVGPGDSETVKVRVSTHANGEVGVQARLTTPTGRAIGTPRNLTITATQAGRVGWIIIIASGVVFLAGTAMRIRQVQRERRGSANVAGTTGPMTRPACDGDDG comes from the coding sequence GTGATCCACACCCCGGCGCGCACCGTCGGCCATCGTGCTCCTGCACGGGCCGCTGCTCGTCGTGCTCCCGCACGGGCCGCTGCTCGTCGTGCTCCCGCACGGGCCGCTGTACATCGTGCTCCCGCACGGGCCGCTGTGCATCGCGCCCTCTCGGGTGTGCTGGCGATGCTGTTCGCCGTGCTGGGGCTGGCGACGGTCGTGGCGATCCCGGCCAGCGCCGAGGACGTTCCCACCCTGAGCGTGGTGCTCAGCCAGGTGACACCGGTCTCACCGTCCGCGACGGACACCGTGACCCTGCAGGGCTCGGTGACCAACACGTCGTCGAAGCCGGTGACCAATGTGCAGGTGCACCTGTGGCGCTCAAGCGATGCGGTGACAGACGGCGAAGTGCTCACCGAGGTCCTGGCCTCGGACCCGGCCAATCCGGTGGGCCGCCGGATGCTGCAGCCGGAGAACATCTTCAACATCACTGACGTGGGCGCCCAGCCCAGCCAGGCCTTCCCCAGCACGAAGGCCTCCCCGAAGAAGACCTTCGCCCCCGGTGAGAGCGCCGACTTCACCGTGCGCGCACCGGTGCAGGGCGCGAACGGACTGGGTTTCGCCACGCCGGGCGCCTACCTCGTGGGCATCCAGGTGCGCGGCATCCCCGAGGACGGCCAGAACCAGACGCTGGGCCGGGCCCGGTCGCTGGTGGTCTTTGCCCCGGAGGCATCCCGCCCGCATTCGTCGGTGGCGACGGTGGCGCTGCTCAGTTCTCGTCCCTCGCGCACCGGCGACGGGGTCTTCGCGGATGACCATCTGGCCGGGGAGCTGACCGGCCGGCTGCGGCAGCTGGTGACGCTGGCCCGGCAACCGGGGGTGACGGCGCTGGTGGATCCGGCCCTTGTGGACGCGGTGACGGACATGGCCGACGGCTACCGGGTGACGGGCAGCACGTCCCCCACCACACAGGGTCAACAGGCCGCCGAGGACTTCCTGACGCAGTTGGGGCCGGTCGTCTCCGGTGGCGCCGCCTACCGAACGCTCCAGGGCGGCATCGACGTGCAGTTGGCGGTGGACAGTGGGCACCCGGAGTTGGTGGAGCTGGCCGCCGCGACGCCCCCGACGGGGCACCTGCTGGCGAAGCTGCCGCTGGCGGTGGTGCCCGCGGACCTGAAGCTGGGCGACAACGCCCGGAATGTGCTGGACGGGATCAAGCCGGCACTGGTGCTGGCTGAGAATGCCGCCTCCGGGACGGCCGTGCAGCGCTGGTCCGATGATGCCGAATCCGCCCTGGTGGTGCCCCGCACCTCCATCCACGACGGTGGTCCGGGACCGGACCCGACACGCTCCGCACCACAGCTGGCCGGCCGCCTCCAGGCCACCCAGTTCGTCCAGGCCCGGCCCATGGTCTCCTTGGTGAGTACCTCGGCGCAGGCCTCGGCGGAGCTTGTCGACGCGCCCTGGCGCACCCGCACCCCGCTGCCCGCGCTGGTCGCGGCCAGCGGGACGACCGAGCGCTTCGTCGCCTCCCCGCAGCCGGCCCACCGTGAGGACCGGTCCTGGCTGGATGAGGTCAAGTCGGGACGGGCTGACCTGACGGCCTGGGGTGAGCTCGTGGCCAAGGGAAATGATGCGGAACGGCTCACGCAACAGGTCCTGCCGCAGGCGCTCAGCACCTCCTGGCGGGGTGACCGTGCCGCGGCCCTGCGCTGGCTGGTGGCGAGCCGTTCCCAGGTGGGTTCCGTGCTCACCAGCAACAAGGTGAACCTGCACGTGGTCAGCAAGTTCGTGACCAGCTCCAGCAACCAGGAGGTTCCGGTCACGATCAGCAATGGCCTGCCGGATCCCGTCCACGTGCGGATCGCCTTCGACTCCGAGAATCCGCAGCGCATCAACGTCGCGGACACCGATGTGCTGACGGTGGGTCCCGGGGACTCGGAGACCGTGAAGGTGCGGGTGAGCACCCATGCAAATGGCGAGGTGGGGGTCCAGGCGAGGTTGACGACGCCGACGGGTCGCGCGATCGGCACCCCGCGGAACCTGACCATCACCGCCACCCAGGCCGGGCGGGTGGGCTGGATCATCATCATTGCGTCCGGAGTGGTCTTCCTGGCCGGTACGGCGATGCGGATCCGGCAGGTGCAGCGAGAGCGCCGGGGATCGGCTAACGTCGCAGGAACAACCGGGCCGATGACGCGCCCGGCGTGTGACGGGGACGACGGGTGA
- a CDS encoding CCA tRNA nucleotidyltransferase — protein MARLLASTPVVGELGQLFANAGHELYLVGGPVRDALLGVLQHDLDFTTSARPDDIEKLLRGWTKAVWDIGKDFGTIGAKKKSQGGEWQIEITTFRADIYRSDSRKPEVNFGDNIADDLIRRDFTVNAMAYDVAKNRFVDPYGGLADLASCVLRTPFTAERSFSDDPLRMMRAARFASQLQFTVAPDVQQAMTEMADRIEIISAERIRDELCKLLLTDHPRPGLNLLVNTGLADRVLPELSQLRQTQDEHKRHKDVYQHSLIVLDQAIELEKARGHQPDLVLRVASLLHDIGKPATRVFEEDGTVSFHHHDIVGAKLARKRLKALRFSSDDTKAICQLIEQHLRFHGYGEGQWSDSAVRRYVRDAGDQLERLHILTRSDCTTRNQRKAARLRAAYDDLEKRIAVLAEQEELDSMRPDLDGEQIMQILGLKPSREVGEAYKYLLNLRIDEGPLGEAQATQRLLQWWQQRSTQTAN, from the coding sequence ATGGCGCGGCTGCTGGCCAGCACACCCGTCGTCGGGGAGTTGGGCCAGCTCTTCGCCAACGCCGGCCACGAGCTCTACCTAGTGGGTGGCCCGGTACGCGACGCCCTGCTGGGCGTGCTCCAGCATGATCTGGACTTCACCACCAGTGCCCGCCCCGACGACATCGAGAAGCTGCTGCGCGGCTGGACCAAGGCCGTCTGGGACATCGGCAAGGACTTCGGCACCATCGGCGCAAAGAAGAAGTCCCAGGGCGGCGAGTGGCAGATCGAGATCACCACCTTCCGGGCCGACATCTACCGCAGCGACTCCCGCAAGCCGGAGGTGAACTTCGGCGACAACATTGCCGACGACCTCATCCGTCGGGACTTCACCGTCAACGCGATGGCCTACGACGTCGCCAAGAACCGCTTCGTCGACCCCTACGGAGGTCTGGCCGACCTCGCCTCCTGCGTGCTGCGCACCCCCTTCACCGCGGAGCGTTCCTTCTCCGACGACCCGCTGCGCATGATGCGCGCCGCGCGTTTCGCCAGCCAGCTGCAGTTCACCGTCGCGCCGGACGTGCAACAGGCCATGACGGAGATGGCCGACCGGATCGAGATCATCAGTGCCGAGCGGATCCGCGACGAGCTGTGCAAGCTGCTCTTGACGGACCATCCGCGCCCGGGCCTGAACCTGCTGGTCAACACCGGCCTGGCGGACCGGGTGCTGCCGGAGCTCTCGCAGCTGCGCCAGACCCAGGACGAACACAAGCGCCACAAGGACGTCTATCAGCACAGCCTGATCGTGCTGGACCAGGCCATCGAGCTGGAGAAGGCCCGCGGCCACCAGCCGGACCTGGTGCTGCGCGTCGCCTCCCTGCTGCATGACATCGGCAAGCCCGCCACCCGCGTCTTCGAGGAGGACGGGACGGTCAGCTTCCACCACCACGACATCGTCGGTGCCAAGCTGGCCCGCAAGCGACTCAAGGCGCTGCGCTTCAGCAGCGACGACACCAAGGCGATCTGCCAGCTGATCGAGCAGCACCTGCGCTTCCACGGCTACGGCGAGGGACAGTGGAGCGATTCCGCCGTCCGTCGCTATGTGCGCGACGCCGGTGACCAGCTGGAACGCCTGCACATCCTGACCCGCAGTGACTGCACCACCCGAAACCAACGCAAGGCCGCCCGGCTGCGGGCCGCCTACGACGACCTGGAGAAGCGCATCGCCGTGCTCGCCGAACAGGAGGAGCTGGACTCCATGCGTCCGGACCTCGATGGGGAGCAGATCATGCAGATCCTGGGCCTCAAGCCGTCGCGTGAGGTGGGCGAGGCCTACAAGTACCTGCTCAACCTGCGCATCGACGAGGGTCCACTGGGTGAGGCACAGGCCACGCAAAGACTGCTGCAGTGGTGGCAGCAGCGTTCCACGCAGACCGCCAACTAG